The genomic region acttattaaACAGAAGAAAACTCATTTTCATAGCAGTAGGATAACGTGAAACAATCAGAATAATCATACTGAGTATGCGGTGTTATATGGAAAAcatctaaaatgttttattctattctttCCTCAGaatgtttcttaaaaaaatcatttagcAATCATAAGATGTGCTTCTGCACCAAGCTCTTTCTGTAGATGCAGCATTTACAGGCTCTTTGCTGATTCATTCACTACCATTTTTGCATCAGTGTAACTCAGCCCTTTGTAGGTTCCACTGGTTTTAAACTCCAGCACGCTGTCATTGTAGCAGGTAATCTGGACCGTACCATTGTAGGGGAGATCAACTGTAGCCCGGCCGATTGTAATGTCCACATCCACGGTTTTCCCTGGAGGGACTTTGATAGGAAAAGAAAACAGCTCAGATCTCTCCTCAGTGTTCTCCAAACCATATGAGCTCTCGCTTCCCACTGTGAGACTGAATCCAGCTGTTACTTCCACAACCTCTGGAACTCCTGCTTTCACTTCCATGTTGAAGGAGGCTTCCATCTTGTTGGTAACAGACCAGGACGACTTTTTGGTGATTGTTTTGGAGGTTTCTATTTTGTATTCTTGAATTTGAGAAGACTTGTTTTGGTAGGTCACAGATTTGATTTCCTCAACAGCGACATTAGGTATCACACTATGAAGCGTGGGATACTGAACATTTGTTAGCTTAGTAGATTTGACGGTGTTGATGAATATGAAGCATAAGGAATCAATATCTGAACCGGCACGGCCTGCAATTCCCATGCAGATCCCAGATCC from Hemibagrus wyckioides isolate EC202008001 linkage group LG21, SWU_Hwy_1.0, whole genome shotgun sequence harbors:
- the LOC131342832 gene encoding aerolysin-like protein, which gives rise to MCLVSVQNHVWHLPSYLAPVLRIGGQGGSEFNLNGIGNGATLKKIWVWAGGWQIKAIQVWLTDGQSKQFGNSDGQYSEFTFEDGEHFTSLSLWGNGAGTRLGAIKFKTNRSREFFAHMTDWGLKTEYPIDVGSGICMGIAGRAGSDIDSLCFIFINTVKSTKLTNVQYPTLHSVIPNVAVEEIKSVTYQNKSSQIQEYKIETSKTITKKSSWSVTNKMEASFNMEVKAGVPEVVEVTAGFSLTVGSESSYGLENTEERSELFSFPIKVPPGKTVDVDITIGRATVDLPYNGTVQITCYNDSVLEFKTSGTYKGLSYTDAKMVVNESAKSL